Proteins from one Dermacentor variabilis isolate Ectoservices chromosome 1, ASM5094787v1, whole genome shotgun sequence genomic window:
- the LOC142556995 gene encoding uncharacterized protein LOC142556995 encodes MDLRFPAVGASSPLGAPPAGLLRSLERRPGPSALHGGPPPGPAEPAAPDESEDRRSSPQIAASGFCFLAALCCSAGGFWASAAATRLLGVVFLVVGAAAVLAAILFVPAGRDGKLPVHRRALPLLLALVLWAVAAWIIFLVAQSSVHGKGVLAAVAAFLLLFSLVLLRVVCRRCRHGRRPLKDAEDAVQLEDFHHVNTQVRDTLRFGQLRADPAFGPAAAESRPPVVPTAPPETPPQASASFSTFVREPPSAPAEPPPYDGFPPDGSRCRTPPPPYSTLV; translated from the coding sequence ATGGACTTGAGGTTCCCCGCCGTGGGTGCCTCGTCGCCGCTGGGCGCACCACCGGCGGGCCTGCTCCGCTCGCTGGAGCGGCGGCCGGGTCCCAGTGCGCTGCACGGCGGTCCCCCTCCGGGCCCGGCTGAGCCGGCGGCACCCGACGAGTCCGAGGACCGGCGCAGCTCGCCGCAAATCGCGGCCAGCGGCTTCTGCTTCCTGGCAGCGCTCTGTTGCTCGGCGGGCGGCTTCTGGGCGTCGGCGGCCGCCACGCGCCTCCTGGGCGTCGTCTTCCTGGTGGTGGGCGCCGCCGCCGTCCTGGCCGCCATCCTGTTCGTGCCGGCCGGCCGCGACGGCAAGCTGCCCGTGCATCGGCGCGCGCTGCCGCTCCTGCTGGCACTGGTGCTGTGGGCCGTGGCCGCCTGGATCATattcctggtggcgcagagcaGTGTTCACGGCAAGGGCGTgctggccgccgtggccgcctTCCTGCTGCTCTTCTCGCTCGTGCTGCTGCGCGTCGTGTGCCGCCGCTGCCGGCACGGCCGGCGGCCGCTCAAGGACGCCGAGGACGCGGTGCAGCTCGAAGACTTCCACCATGTGAACACGCAGGTGCGAGACACGCTGCGCTTCGGCCAGTTGCGCGCTGATCCGGCCTTCGGTCCAGCAGCCGCCGAAAGCCGACCCCCCGTGGTGCCCACGGCGCCGCCGGAGACGCCGCCGCAGGCGTCGGCCAGTTTCTCCACGTTCGTGCGCGAGCCGCCCTCGGCGCCCGCGGAGCCGCCGCCCTACGACGGCTTCCCGCCGGACGGCAGCCGCTGCCGGACCCCGCCGCCGCCCTACTCCACGCTTGTCTAG